TTGTTGAGACATTGCAAACTTTTTGTGACAAGAAAGGAAATACCAAATACTTTCTAACTTAACAAATAAACATGATTCTTACTTGATTTGCTTTTCAGCTTCCTTTATCGTCTTTCTCAAAAGATCTTGAACATTATTTATGATTTCTACTTCCTGAAACAACAATACAAGGCTATAATAGcaacaaacaaacaataaaaatgttggGTAATAGATTAAAAGTTTTCCCACTGTATATTATTGCATGAAAAATTTAGTTCTGTTATGCACAGCCTATTTAACTTTATTATTAGAAAACATCTCTCAACTACGCATACCTTGAGAAGAGACAACTCTACTTCATCCTGCACAAGGTCGATGCCCTGGCGCCGAGCTCGACAGTTCAAATTATCCGTTGCAATATGCATTGGTATTTCTGTAGCCAACAGGGCGTGGTCTAGCCTTTTCTTTTGGGCAAGCAGTAAGTCAGTTTCTCCAATCATATCATTTACTTCCCTCTCTAATTCACTCTTCCAAAAGTGGATATCATGCAATCGTTCACCAAGAGCctttgtgacatcattttgaaCTTTATTTGTAGTTGCTTCTGTttctataattttatatattgcatCATTCAATTCAAATTTTAGTCAGCTGCATATTAAGCTTCGGCTATAGCTTCATACTTGAGATAAACTGATTATAAACAACTCCTTACCTTTTTCAGTGCGAAGGCTTTCATGTCTGATTCTTTCAGCATTGTCTCTATCAACAAAAGCTTGATAATATTTTGCATAGTTGCTTTCATGCCATTCTGAAGGATTATACTTTGCAGATCTGTAACCAACCGTGGAGATGCCCATGTCATTGCCAGTGTTGCCTTGATAAACCTGTTCTAGAACAACAGATCCTTGAGTTTGAGGTGTAGGCCTTTCTGGTGGCATCTCCCGCGTCATCAGTGTTGAGCCTGGGCCAATTGAGCCACTAAACATAGTCTCCGTAGCCATGCTCTATGAAAATAATTTCGCTCAATAAACCTAATAATTTCGAGAGTCATAATCAATGTATCAACTTTGTAGCAAAGAAAACCGGGAGAGCAGTAGGCCTATAGATGAGCTACTGCATTATGCACCAGTTCTGATACTGTAATGACTACGCTCAAAGACTTAAGACTTACTATTACTAAACTGAAGAAGAAACTTGCAAGTCCGTTGAATCTGACTTTCAAATGAACTGTAGTATGGACAACTGACTGATCAACACTGGTTTGTTGTCTCAGCGACAGTTGCTATGCGATTTTATAATTCTCCTACTAAACGAGACTTGTCCTCACCCTATTCGATAAGCAATCTCCGTTTACGGCATTCTGggaaatatattttgtaaacaaCTAAGAATAAGGTTAGAAGCCATGTTGCATTGTAGCATGGCGTGTTTGTAAACATTGCCTTACGCGCAGTGGCATACGAATTGTTTCCCGATTAATTATTTCTAGTACATAGTCGAGTTGGCTCATTTTGTCAATAAATGGCGACAGACGGAGATGCTTATGCTCTTTTAGCTCTTAATCCAGTTTCTAGGCATATATCACCTTCGCAAAGGCCTGTGCAAGATCACACGAACGATACCTTATCATATACTGAACCATCTACGGATCAAAACATTCAGGGCGATAACACAATAAAGCCACAAAATGTTCCGCCAGACTTACTTCCGGTGGCACGTCTTCAAGGAAAAGAATTTGAATATTATATGGTGAAAAGACGAATAGTGATAGGAAGAAATAGTAGTAGGGGTGACGTGGATGTCAACATGGGACATTCAAGCTTCATATCTAGGACACATATAGAAATTTCACTTGAAGTAGACCAACAGTTCTATTTGACATGTGGAGGGAAGAACGGTGTATTTGTAGATGGCTATTTTCATAAGAAAGGTGCTCCGAAACTATTGATACCCAACGTGTGAGTAAAACTAATTTATTGACGTTGATCTACAAATCGCATTATTGATTAATGTtatggtttttaattttccaatgAGTTCTAGGCTCTAAAAAGTGTTTGCATGCCTACTACTTCAAAAATGGTTGTTGTAGAAAATATGgtagcaaaattaaaagtagCATGGATAGGGAATTATCAAGCTAATTCATCTACCATGAGGTTGTTTTAGCGATACACATTTCTGTATCACATTGGTGTGAGGGTTTTGATataataatttaactaatattttagtttttgctgATAGTGAAGTTACTAACAGattatcatcatattatttCTCCTATTGTAAATCATTTTCATTCATCTATTCAATACTAAACTAATTAAACGATCAAACGATTTACAGATAGATACCTTTAAGTATTACTTTTATTCTTGTAGATGCTTCATTCGTTTTCCTAGTACATCGATCAAACTCATGTTCCAAGCATTAGTTGGTTCTTCAGAGAATTGTGAGTCAAATTCACAAATAGTCAATGAAAAGCGTCCATTGGAAGCTTTGACCGCTGTCAACAAACCTCTCAACACACCTATATCATCTACAGCTCAAGTCAGTCCCCTCCCTCCACTATTTAATGCAGACAATCTGTCTCTACCACGAGCAATCAACTCCGGCACTACCAAAAACCTGAGAATTCACATTCCTGATCATAAACCTTTGACTAGTCCTTGTCCATCACCTACTGGCACTATCAGGTGTGTATTAAATACAAGTATTTTATTCTGTCACTTATTCATTTTGCATGacgtttgcaattttttttattttaatagttcATTCTTTGTTAGGAATTTTTTCCTCCATGTTGTATTTATGTGAAAGCTGATCTAGGCAGCTGTGTAAGAACATTCTGGTTAGATACTATTGCAGTAACACATCTCTTATTAAACAGGATAATATCTTGATTTGTGGTAGCGTAATGCTAATGTTTTTCATTTCTCTCACGCCATTATTTGTGTAGCGAATTATCCCATATACAGATCCAATCAAAAAAACTCAAATCAGATTTTCTAATAAGATATATTGGATGAGTTTAtaatctttcaatttttataatatgcCCACATGTTTagcaatttaaaaagttttaatacaAAATTGCTAGCTATATGGTTAAAAATTGAAGTAGTATAATTAGTAGTGAACTAGTAGGACAGATACTAGGGCATCAGGTTTTCGACATGTTAAGGTGGCTAGTAAATACTTACATCTTAACTTAGCTGGTTTTGTTGTTTGCTATCCGCCTACTAGAGttagtacttacctttttttcaCCAGAGCGTAATTGTCGTCCATGGTCACCTTAACCAAAAAACAGATTTTTCATCAAATTTCACGATCTTGTCGGAGAACAGTTCGCAAGTACTAGCTAGGTAATATGGGTTTGTAACCTACAGACACATGTACCATTTATTATAACATCTTGCATGCTTGGTAAGTTTAATATTCAATATAGGCTATGCTGTCGATACAGTAACACCGCTACATGCATAAAAATTCCAGAATAACTAGATTACTAGGTCAGATTACTAGGTCAGCAGTCGAAAAATTACTTCCGTTTTATTCTCATGAACAATGATAGGATCAAGTTTGAAATTGTTCCCAAGAGGTTCTCCGTCAATGATAGGTCAAAGAGTGTTTGATCAACACACCTGAGTTCATTGCTTTACAGTTTACAGCTTTAGATAACAATGCAGTCGAGACTTCCTTCCATTCTTCTTTAATAAAAGGAAGGTtactataattaaaaatatctCTATTGCCTCAATATctctaataatagtaataatagtaatatctCTATAGACCGGTACAAACAACTGTATACAATTGGGCAGATTTATGGTGAAAAGAAAAAAACCAATTTTATTCAGAATGATTTAAGTGTAGTGATAGATCAGTACGTGATAAAGCCATTGACAGACGATAGGATCAGTTCTAGACAATCATTTCACACTAAATATCTCTTCATTGGTGTAAATATGGAGTATTAAGTTTATTTGACTGCCAGAGTAATATGAATGAAGCGTGAAGATATTGCTTCAGCGCTGTTAAACCTGTTtatgtagctttcatcgcagtaaatattaacaataaagtCACCCTACTTTAATTGGATGCATGTCAACACAAGGCAAAACTATTTATCGGAAACTTTTTCATCTATATTTCTTATTAGTTATCATGAACGAGTGTGCTCGGGCTTCATTTCATGTTTTTTCTGAATTCTTTGGCTCCTCGTGTCTCACCGATTAAAGCTAATAGCTGTATGTGGTTcaaaaacatgtaaaatatgAACGTAGTTAATGGAGTTATGATTTATTGAGTTGAATTTGAGTTTTTTCGTGGAGTTTTTTTCTCTGAAAACAGAAGTCAGTGATAAGGCCCAAACCATAAGATAGTCATTTTTAAATGACATATTGCAAGAGGGAAAGAGATAtattatacagtgcacccccgagTTACGATTACACCATTTCCGTACTTTTCGGATTATTAGTCGCTtcttttttctgattttttgaGTCACACGGCTggtataagggtgcggctattctgtggttttttctttcaccgctagggcgcatcaACCGGAATCTTCGTTAGTGGGCCTTTAGCgttgaaagaaaaaacaaaacaatgcctagcggtactgttccgttaggcaatGGGTTAAAAAACGTCGGTTAATACGGAatagtgcctaacggcactgttccgttttaactagcaaagttgctgccttGTTAAAAATCACCGTCCTGAGCTCTGCGGCCTGTACAAAAGTGTGGCcgatgtattgttttattatcgtgttttttaaaataaagcagatgcggtttatataagggtgcggttaatagtccaaaaagtacggtgtACAGTTTTTTCGCTTTTCggtgtggaacacaatgttgtTTCATTCTCGCGATACaactttttttttcaatatacgatattaacaaagattttttctcgaaattcaaatttttgcaGTGGGTGTGTTGAATAGATGATAGAAGAGCAAATAACGAAGATGTAGATACGCTATTCGCTGAAGTTCTTCTCACAACacatgaaagagatacgatgctcgcttTCTCTcggttcagcgttattcgttataagttagggtgaaaacgaaactggaaacagatcgatgataaaattttagccgatgacaaagttgaagtttagtaaaatatatactacaacttagctttaagtataggtttagtaaggtaaattcatttaagttaaattcaacgtttatattatatgtctgtctcggaggtaaaaactctctattGTACGTACTGCGCATATTAcactgtaatgttacattttattgtggATTATAACCTCTAAATACACTTAAGTTACTGTAGATAGCTACAGTTACTAAggtaatatactattttgttactaatttttaatatgtacagtacatatataaaattttgatgtttttaccaaggagtgtttgcattagataattactatgtgTTTCTATATCCCTCTATATGATATTTTCGCTTTACGATGTGAGCTCTGGAACGAATTACAACTGTACGGtgagggtccactgtatatGAATAGCATGAGTCCTTGTAATCTCATAACGTCTGCAGTTCTTATCATTTTATGATATGAGTTCACTTATATggagaaaaattgtttttgttctAAATGATTATAGAAGGTTGTGACATGGACTTCTAGATGAATTTGAGGGGCTAGATGTGCTTTGAGTGCAGCTTTAGATTAGCCATCAAATGGAGaaagatatatattatacagtgtACCCCCAAGTTACGATCACCCTATTATATAGTTTTTCGCTTTACGGTGTAGAACACAATGTTGTTTCGTTCTCGCCATATGACTTTTTTTTTTCGATATACGatgtcaacaaaatttttttttcgaaATTTAAATACTATTGGATCATGTACTGTGTGGTGGGTTGTACTATTCATCGGGTCAGGAATCTCCTGGAGCCAAGTATTGATATGGTTCTgtaaatttttcagtgtcgtcaaTTCTGCACCTGTGAGCCCCAAAAACAGTTTAAGTGGTTACTTCAATAACTCTGTTATACCTGACTTGAATGTCGCTGTACAAAAGGCACAAGGGTTGAAAGACTCCGATCTGCCTGGGCCAGACAAAGTCAAGCCTCCATTCTCATATGCACAGCTGATAGTGCAAGCCATCAGCAGCGCAGCCGACAAGCACCTGACTCTCAGTGGCATATACGCTCACATCACACGACACTATCCTTATTATAGGACTGCTGACAAGGGCTGGCAGGTGAGATGTGTATGCTGCATTACATATATCAACACAGACAGGCAATCTAAAAGATTGATCCATTTCAAcagtttaaaatataactgttagCTGACCCAAGTGAGAGCTGTAACTTGGTTTCTACTTTGTTAGATCTATCTGAGGCAAGTTTACAGCGCTTCGTAAGATTAAACTTTGTGGGACTCTTCTCAAGCCTGAAATGagaaattgaaatatttttatttgatcatttttagtactgttttgattttttatcaacaaaaatatatccCTTTGTGATCTAACGACAATCGTGCTCGTCTTGAGTTGACTCCTCTTTCGGTGGCTGACAACGAGTATGCTCATTCTAGATGATCTGAccaacattgactgattttaattcgctaaactatttaaagaaaCAATATTTTGCTATAAGCATCCCGCTCCTCGTTTCGCTTTAATTCTTGTTAATAAGTAAAATATACGCAAAGCTGTAGTAAAAAACCTGAAGCCTTCTCTAAATTCGGAAATCAGACTAGTTGAAATATGCGATCGTctcgttaaatataaatacaaaatgatAAACTATAATTGATGCACTGGTTTATCATTAAAGGGATGAACTACATGAGGAATACTGAGCTGAGGATAAGTGCATGTTTGTTCATGATGTTTGCTAATGTTGCGCAAGACCTAGTTAGTATTAGTTAGTATTAGGTGGGTTAGgttactactactacaatgATGAGCATCAATGCGCAAATAGATAATGAATGACTTTTACATATTCATGTGTGTTAGAAATGGGGTTGCTGTTCCGTGGTGGAAGTGAATTTTTACAATGATTCGGTTTTCATGACTGTCAGTCATAAACTGTCAAATATAAAATCGTTAATCATCCTgatttaattttagtttttaatttaacattttactataatatataatactgtataacatCATAATAGATTTGAATGCTTTTTATTGCACgtaattattaataaatctcaAGTTAAATTAACATATTAGTTTGGtatactactagtaatagtatgtattttagctgggtgtactactagtaatagtatgtattttagctgGGTGTGCTACTAGtaatagtatgtattttagctgggtgtactactagtagtagtagtacgtATTTTGCTTTTGGAGACTAAAATATACTGCTCGATATGTTTATGCAATAGGAAGCTGGTAATATTTAGggttaatttaaaaataagatTCAAAGCTTATGAATGGTGTGTAAACATTGGTACTAGCTCAACAACTAGAGACTGTATTATGTACTTGAACTTAGTTGACAGCAGCCAGCCTCAGAGACAGTGACAACTCATTCATGATCAGATTGTAAAGTATTAAACTTGGATGCATTTATTAGTAAAGTTTTAAGAAGTTCATGGCaatggtttttattattttattactgtgGCAGGTTCTAGAACCTAccacaataaaaaaaaacttagtAGGTACTGAGTGGCTTGGACTAATGAGGGGGTTAGAGTTCCTGCTATATCTTTGTACAATAAAGGAAAGCTCTGCCCAGTGTTATAGAAGTTTGGAAGGTAATACGGGCTTCATTATGGTTTACGTTTTAATTCACCGTGATGGCTGGCTATTATGCTTTAAACTTGCCCAATACAAGTAAATTTACCAAACTGGTTCTCTaacaaaagaagacaacttcttcgCAAAGTGTATAATGAATGGAAATTCCATCACATCGCCGGCTGCTAGCAAATTCATCTTGCGTAACATAAGACAAACTTAATTAATACATGAAACCATGACGAGCGGAgatttgttgcaagttaacaaAGTTTGTATAATACAATGGCATGCAAGACTTCTTACTCATGTATAATATCTATAGCGTAGCTCAGTTATGTACGAACTGTAATATGTGACATCTCTTTGCCATCCCTCTTTCAGAACTCTATCAGGCACAACCTCTCCCTCAACAGGTATTTCGTCAAGGTTGCCCGGTCTCATGAGGAGCCTGGCAAGGGTTCATTTTGGCGTATTGATCCAGCTAGTGAGGTCAAGCTGGTTGCTCAGGCATACCGACGGAGAAGGCAGCGGGGAATTCCATGTTTTAGATCTGCCGTTTGTCCTGCATTCAGTCCTATCACTGCAAGGTGAATCTTGCTATTGTAATAGTCaattcattttattatcagGTACGGTCTCCCGCTAATCTCAAGTAGCTTCGGAGAAAAAGGAACAAACAACACATGTCCTTTTACTGTTACACGAGCGTAGTGTCATAATTTCCTGTTATATCACAGCTTTGTTGCTGTCAGGTAACAGGCAGTCCCATTCTTTATATATGACAATCTTATAAAAAGGTAAATATTAAGATCATATTGTTGTCAGTGAACTAGTCCAGCgaaatgtatttataaatagCTTGTCATTGTAACATTACTTCTACGAACCAACAAAAGGTTATGCGTTTGAACGGAATCATGAAAATAAGACAAGGCCATTACAACTGTCATCTA
The genomic region above belongs to Watersipora subatra chromosome 1, tzWatSuba1.1, whole genome shotgun sequence and contains:
- the LOC137394850 gene encoding forkhead box protein K2-like isoform X1, whose protein sequence is MATDGDAYALLALNPVSRHISPSQRPVQDHTNDTLSYTEPSTDQNIQGDNTIKPQNVPPDLLPVARLQGKEFEYYMVKRRIVIGRNSSRGDVDVNMGHSSFISRTHIEISLEVDQQFYLTCGGKNGVFVDGYFHKKGAPKLLIPNVCFIRFPSTSIKLMFQALVGSSENCESNSQIVNEKRPLEALTAVNKPLNTPISSTAQVSPLPPLFNADNLSLPRAINSGTTKNLRIHIPDHKPLTSPCPSPTGTISVVNSAPVSPKNSLSGYFNNSVIPDLNVAVQKAQGLKDSDLPGPDKVKPPFSYAQLIVQAISSAADKHLTLSGIYAHITRHYPYYRTADKGWQNSIRHNLSLNRYFVKVARSHEEPGKGSFWRIDPASEVKLVAQAYRRRRQRGIPCFRSAVCPAFSPITARSAPVSPTHCSSAPLFAPPDAVGNKVREDEDSENPASAGSISRSLSSVHSKRLLVHHARPIQSAPGSPQGSRSVSPTLLKGLAMATSVSGETLVKQSSLSVGSPRQVNGEIPSDCQQSAIASFSGTSPAAPMASFASSGASQSGFTATSTTIATNTIPLPSSDLAVSSNHYIQSSTQSKYAAPVTQSGAIDVSNTSPGDATAAIPVTVEEVGPDDLGENQGNSSAQGRIHQELDGKRGGDKDTTAGVMEKKPKLV
- the LOC137394850 gene encoding forkhead box protein K2-like isoform X2 is translated as MATDGDAYALLALNPVSRHISPSQRPVQDHTNDTLSYTEPSTDQNIQGDNTIKPQNVPPDLLPVARLQGKEFEYYMVKRRIVIGRNSSRGDVDVNMGHSSFISRTHIEISLEVDQQFYLTCGGKNGVFVDGYFHKKGAPKLLIPNVCFIRFPSTSIKLMFQALVGSSENCESNSQIVNEKRPLEALTAVNKPLNTPISSTAQVSPLPPLFNADNLSLPRAINSGTTKNLRIHIPDHKPLTSPCPSPTGTISVVNSAPVSPKNSLSGYFNNSVIPDLNVAVQKAQGLKDSDLPGPDKVKPPFSYAQLIVQAISSAADKHLTLSGIYAHITRHYPYYRTADKGWQNSIRHNLSLNRYFVKVARSHEEPGKGSFWRIDPASEVKLVAQAYRRRRQRGIPCFRSAVCPAFSPITARSAPVSPTHCSSAPLFAPPDAVGNKVREDEDSENPASAGSISRSLSSVHSKRLLVHHARPIQSAPGSPQGSRSVSPTLLKGLAMATSVSGETLVKQSSLSVGSPRQVNGGAIDVSNTSPGDATAAIPVTVEEVGPDDLGENQGNSSAQGRIHQELDGKRGGDKDTTAGVMEKKPKLV